One window of Bacillus alkalicellulosilyticus genomic DNA carries:
- a CDS encoding YfhD family protein: MGRAHNQKARDKNQGKLPQTPRKDINTDDSDLELAKELDDRYELKARQGFGPLELKRKE; the protein is encoded by the coding sequence ATGGGTCGTGCGCATAATCAAAAAGCAAGAGATAAAAATCAAGGTAAATTGCCGCAAACACCTAGAAAAGATATTAACACTGATGATTCTGATTTAGAGTTAGCGAAAGAATTAGATGACCGGTATGAACTTAAAGCTAGACAGGGATTTGGTCCATTAGAGCTTAAACGAAAAGAATAG